A genomic stretch from Aminobacter aminovorans includes:
- a CDS encoding helix-turn-helix domain-containing protein, which translates to MTTTKNSIGDLIREWRTRRRMSQLDLAMEAEISQRHLSFMESGRSAPSRDMVLHLAEQLEIPLRQRNQMLLAAGYAPSFSEKPLDHPSLAPAMEAVRMVLKGHEPYPAIAVDRHWNLIEGNAALGPMLAGVDAALLEPPVNVLRLSLHPKGVAPRIVNLHEWRSHLLERLKHQNDTAGDPVLKALEQELLTYPDGPRTGRPMQADPLAIAHPLRLRVGDDVLSFISTITVFGTPLDVTLSEIAIESFFPADEETAARLRCLTVQ; encoded by the coding sequence ATGACAACGACAAAGAACTCCATAGGCGACCTCATCCGCGAATGGCGCACCAGACGGCGCATGAGCCAGCTTGACCTCGCCATGGAAGCCGAAATCTCGCAGCGGCATCTGAGCTTCATGGAAAGCGGGCGCTCGGCGCCCTCGCGCGACATGGTGCTTCATCTTGCCGAACAGCTCGAGATCCCACTGCGCCAGCGCAACCAGATGCTGCTCGCCGCCGGTTATGCGCCGAGCTTCAGCGAAAAGCCGCTCGATCACCCTTCGCTGGCGCCGGCCATGGAGGCGGTGCGGATGGTGCTGAAGGGGCATGAGCCCTACCCCGCCATCGCAGTCGACCGGCACTGGAACCTGATCGAAGGCAATGCAGCGCTCGGCCCGATGCTCGCAGGCGTCGATGCCGCGCTGCTCGAGCCGCCGGTCAATGTGCTCAGGCTCAGCCTGCACCCCAAGGGCGTGGCGCCACGCATCGTCAACCTTCATGAATGGCGCTCGCATCTGCTCGAGCGGCTCAAACACCAGAACGACACGGCAGGCGATCCGGTGCTGAAGGCACTGGAGCAGGAGTTGCTGACCTATCCCGACGGGCCGCGAACCGGGCGCCCGATGCAGGCCGACCCGCTGGCGATCGCCCATCCGCTGCGGCTGCGCGTGGGTGACGATGTGCTGTCCTTCATCAGCACGATCACCGTGTTCGGCACGCCGCTCGACGTGACCTTGTCGGAAATCGCCATCGAGTCGTTTTTCCCGGCCGACGAAGAGACGGCAGCACGGCTCAGGTGCCTGACCGTTCAGTAA
- a CDS encoding Stealth CR1 domain-containing protein, whose product MALNEFSDPIDVVMPWVDGSDPAHRDSLLRHWPKRPWLRPAPYRYRENGELRYALRSIHFHLPWVRTIHLVTNGQVPSWLDLDHPGINLITHGDFFAEPSSLPVFSSSAIEANLHGIGRAGVADRFLLFNDDFFVGQSVPREEFITPDGRSRLHVMSARLPRFRLWADRYRHTLAFNNLLLCLAFRRRRWSYPPHVPLLMERDRLAWLNAKFGFWLRRTARHRFRQRTDGLARVLYINAVPERDRGRPDGALQVKLTCEHVIAVRDDDAFSRSLAQLLRQPPAFFCLNDEIDDDARAAVRALEMQAALGAIFPEPAPFEKARREIGLELTERSGT is encoded by the coding sequence ATGGCTTTGAACGAATTTTCCGACCCCATCGACGTCGTCATGCCGTGGGTCGACGGCAGCGACCCTGCCCATCGCGACAGTCTCCTGCGCCACTGGCCGAAGCGGCCCTGGCTCAGGCCGGCCCCCTATCGCTACCGCGAGAATGGCGAGCTGCGTTATGCGCTAAGGTCGATCCATTTCCACCTGCCATGGGTCCGGACAATTCACCTCGTCACCAACGGCCAGGTACCGTCATGGCTCGACCTCGATCATCCCGGCATCAATCTGATCACGCATGGCGACTTCTTTGCCGAACCGTCCAGCCTGCCGGTGTTCAGTTCCAGTGCCATCGAGGCCAATCTCCATGGCATCGGCAGGGCAGGCGTCGCCGACCGCTTCCTGCTTTTCAACGACGACTTCTTCGTCGGCCAAAGCGTGCCGCGCGAAGAATTCATCACCCCCGATGGCAGGTCCCGGCTTCACGTCATGTCGGCGAGGCTGCCACGGTTTCGCCTGTGGGCGGACCGCTACAGGCATACGCTGGCGTTCAACAACCTGCTGCTGTGCCTGGCCTTCCGCCGCAGGCGCTGGTCCTACCCGCCGCATGTCCCGCTGCTGATGGAACGCGACAGACTGGCCTGGCTGAATGCCAAATTCGGCTTCTGGCTGCGCCGCACCGCGCGGCATCGTTTTCGCCAGCGAACGGATGGGTTGGCGCGGGTGCTCTACATCAATGCCGTTCCCGAGCGTGATCGCGGCCGACCAGATGGCGCGCTGCAGGTGAAACTCACCTGCGAGCATGTCATTGCCGTCAGGGACGACGATGCGTTCAGCCGGTCGCTGGCACAACTGCTCAGGCAGCCGCCAGCCTTCTTCTGCCTCAATGACGAGATCGACGACGATGCACGCGCTGCGGTGAGGGCTTTGGAGATGCAGGCGGCCCTGGGGGCGATCTTTCCAGAGCCGGCGCCGTTCGAAAAGGCTCGTCGCGAGATCGGGCTTGAACTTACTGAACGGTCAGGCACCTGA
- a CDS encoding DMT family transporter, giving the protein MKQNVVQAASSPLTGIALKVISVAIFVGMSTAIKLAGQVPAGQIVFYRSFFAIFPILVFLACRGELRTAVVTKRPVGHIMRGLAGVTAMGFGFFALTQLPLPEAITLNYAQPLLVVVFSALILGENVRAYRWTAVAVGLVGVLIVSWPNLTLFTSPGGVSDKAAMGALAAIIGAGLSAIAMLLVRNLVHTERTATIVLWFSLTASVMALFSIPFGWQSLTWQQTALLVTGGFCGGIAQLFMTEAYRHAEASTVAPFEYTSLLLGIAVGYLVFGDLPTIHTLVGGIIVIAAGIFIIWREQRLGLERQAVKKASSPQ; this is encoded by the coding sequence GTGAAGCAAAACGTGGTTCAGGCGGCGTCGTCGCCGCTTACAGGTATCGCGCTCAAGGTCATTTCAGTGGCGATCTTCGTCGGCATGTCGACGGCCATCAAGCTGGCCGGCCAGGTGCCTGCCGGCCAGATCGTGTTCTACCGCTCCTTCTTCGCCATCTTTCCGATCCTGGTCTTCCTCGCCTGCCGTGGCGAACTGCGCACGGCGGTCGTCACCAAGCGCCCGGTCGGCCACATCATGCGCGGGCTCGCCGGCGTCACCGCCATGGGCTTCGGCTTCTTCGCACTGACGCAGTTGCCGCTGCCCGAGGCGATCACGCTGAACTATGCCCAGCCGCTGCTCGTCGTCGTCTTCAGCGCGCTCATCCTTGGCGAAAATGTTCGCGCCTATCGCTGGACCGCGGTCGCGGTCGGTCTCGTCGGTGTGTTGATCGTGTCATGGCCCAACCTGACGCTGTTCACGTCGCCCGGCGGCGTCAGCGACAAGGCAGCGATGGGGGCGCTGGCCGCCATCATCGGCGCGGGCCTGTCGGCCATCGCCATGCTGCTGGTGCGCAACCTCGTCCACACCGAACGCACGGCAACCATCGTGCTGTGGTTTTCGCTGACAGCCAGCGTCATGGCCCTGTTCAGCATCCCGTTCGGCTGGCAGTCGCTGACCTGGCAGCAGACTGCGCTGCTGGTGACCGGTGGCTTCTGCGGCGGCATTGCCCAGCTGTTCATGACCGAGGCCTACCGCCATGCCGAGGCGTCGACCGTCGCGCCCTTTGAATACACATCCCTGCTGCTCGGCATTGCCGTCGGCTATCTCGTCTTCGGCGACCTGCCGACCATCCACACGCTTGTCGGCGGCATCATCGTCATCGCCGCCGGTATCTTCATCATCTGGCGCGAACAGCGCCTTGGCCTGGAACGCCAGGCGGTCAAGAAAGCGTCGTCGCCCCAGTAA
- a CDS encoding xanthine dehydrogenase family protein molybdopterin-binding subunit: protein MTVVTPKFGMGASVLRVEDGAFITGKGRYTDDIAAASQLHGYVLRSPVAKASFKIGSLDDARAAPGVRLVLSGADVAHLGDLKSTVMQKQPDGTRAPTRDIPILCRDRVHYVGDAVAFIVADSRALAQDAAELIEVDYDGEDAAANTATALDDEAPLVWPELGTNRAFTYHLGDKAKTDSAFARADHVTSVEFINNRLICNYMEPRSAIGEWRDDEDRFVLTTGSQGVHSMRTVLTGQVFGISADKLRVVTPDVGGGFGTKAFVYREHALVLEAARRLGRPVKWASDRTEHFLTDAQGRDNVVKAEMAMDKNGRFLGLRVELLSNLGAYVSQYGPVIAHIGASMSTGVYDIQALDVTILGVYTNTCPVDAYRGAGRPEAALLVEKLTDACARDLGLSVDEIRRRNFIRPEQFPYRTQTGRLYDVGEFQAHMDLSMQRAGWANFPDRVAEAQSRGKIRGIGMATYIEACAFAGSEPARVELNADGTVSVFIGTQSNGQGHATAYAQFVSEKLNLDVASISVHQGDTDQLAKGGGTGGSRSIPLGGVSASRAGAALAEKLKRIAADELEAAAADIELGNGEARIVGTDRAMAFAELHAAAKNPDDLKAMGEFVQDEATYPNGTHICEVEIDPETGTTEVIAYTIVDDFGATVNPILLAGQVHGGVVQGIGQALQEEAVYGEDGQLLTASFMDYTMPRADSVPSFHFETRNVPSTTNAMGMKGAGEAGTIGATPAALNAVTDALYRAYGITHIEMPATPLRIWAAIEAARQQ, encoded by the coding sequence ATGACAGTCGTCACGCCGAAATTCGGAATGGGCGCGTCCGTATTGCGTGTAGAAGACGGCGCCTTCATCACCGGCAAGGGCCGCTACACCGACGACATCGCCGCCGCTTCCCAGCTGCACGGCTATGTCTTGCGCTCGCCCGTCGCCAAGGCCAGCTTCAAGATCGGCTCACTCGACGACGCCCGCGCCGCTCCTGGCGTGCGGCTGGTTCTGTCAGGTGCCGATGTCGCCCATCTCGGCGATCTTAAGTCGACCGTCATGCAGAAGCAGCCTGACGGCACGCGCGCGCCGACGCGCGACATTCCGATCCTGTGCCGTGACCGGGTCCACTATGTCGGCGATGCGGTTGCCTTCATCGTCGCCGACAGCCGTGCCCTCGCCCAGGACGCCGCCGAACTGATCGAAGTCGACTATGACGGCGAGGACGCCGCCGCCAACACCGCGACCGCGCTTGACGACGAGGCGCCGCTGGTGTGGCCGGAACTCGGCACCAACCGCGCCTTCACCTATCATCTCGGCGACAAGGCGAAGACCGACAGCGCCTTTGCCAGGGCCGATCACGTCACCAGCGTCGAATTCATCAACAACCGCCTGATCTGCAACTACATGGAGCCGCGCTCGGCGATCGGCGAATGGCGTGACGACGAAGACCGCTTCGTGCTGACCACCGGTTCGCAAGGCGTGCATTCGATGCGCACGGTGCTGACCGGCCAGGTCTTCGGCATCAGTGCCGACAAGCTGCGCGTCGTCACCCCCGATGTCGGCGGCGGCTTCGGTACCAAGGCCTTCGTCTACCGCGAACATGCGCTGGTGCTGGAAGCGGCCAGGCGGCTTGGCCGGCCGGTCAAATGGGCGAGCGACCGAACCGAGCACTTCCTCACCGATGCGCAAGGGCGCGACAATGTCGTCAAGGCCGAGATGGCCATGGACAAGAACGGGCGTTTTCTCGGCCTGCGCGTCGAACTGCTCTCCAATCTCGGCGCCTATGTCTCGCAATATGGCCCTGTCATCGCCCATATCGGCGCCAGCATGTCGACCGGCGTCTACGACATCCAGGCGCTCGACGTGACGATCCTGGGTGTCTACACCAACACCTGTCCTGTCGATGCCTATCGTGGCGCAGGGCGCCCGGAAGCAGCGCTCTTGGTCGAGAAGCTGACTGACGCCTGCGCCCGCGATCTCGGCCTGTCGGTCGACGAGATCCGCCGCCGCAACTTCATCCGCCCCGAGCAGTTCCCGTACCGGACGCAAACCGGCCGGCTCTACGACGTCGGCGAGTTCCAGGCCCATATGGACCTGTCGATGCAGCGCGCCGGCTGGGCAAACTTCCCCGACCGCGTCGCCGAAGCTCAGTCCCGTGGAAAAATCCGCGGTATAGGCATGGCGACCTACATCGAAGCCTGCGCCTTTGCCGGCTCCGAGCCGGCGCGGGTCGAGCTGAACGCCGACGGCACCGTTTCGGTCTTCATCGGCACCCAGTCCAACGGCCAGGGCCATGCCACCGCCTATGCCCAGTTCGTCTCGGAAAAGCTCAATCTCGACGTCGCCAGCATCAGCGTTCACCAGGGCGATACCGACCAGCTTGCCAAGGGCGGCGGCACCGGCGGTTCGCGCTCGATCCCGCTCGGCGGCGTTTCTGCATCCCGCGCCGGTGCAGCCCTTGCCGAGAAGCTGAAGAGGATCGCCGCCGACGAACTCGAGGCCGCTGCCGCCGACATCGAGCTCGGCAATGGCGAGGCGCGCATCGTCGGCACCGACCGCGCCATGGCTTTCGCCGAACTGCACGCCGCGGCCAAAAACCCCGACGATCTCAAGGCGATGGGCGAATTTGTTCAGGACGAGGCGACCTATCCGAACGGCACCCACATCTGCGAAGTCGAGATTGATCCGGAAACCGGCACGACAGAGGTCATCGCCTACACCATCGTCGACGACTTCGGCGCTACGGTGAACCCGATCCTGCTTGCCGGCCAGGTCCATGGCGGCGTCGTTCAGGGCATCGGCCAGGCGTTGCAGGAAGAGGCGGTCTACGGCGAGGACGGCCAGTTGCTGACGGCCAGCTTCATGGACTACACCATGCCGCGCGCCGACAGCGTGCCGTCGTTTCATTTCGAGACGCGCAACGTGCCCTCGACCACCAATGCCATGGGCATGAAGGGCGCGGGCGAGGCGGGGACCATCGGCGCGACGCCGGCGGCACTCAACGCGGTGACCGACGCGCTCTACCGCGCCTACGGCATCACCCACATTGAAATGCCTGCGACGCCGTTGCGCATCTGGGCGGCGATAGAGGCGGCACGGCAGCAGTGA
- the pepN gene encoding aminopeptidase N, whose product MRTDTGQVFRLEDYRPSDYLIPRTELDFRLGEDSTRVVARLTIERRAGIDKPVQLELDGDGLTMRRIEIDGQAVDAADFDATPDRLVIHTPPASGRFTLLIETELAPSRNEALMGLYRSSNVYCTQCEAEGFRRITYFLDRPDVLSVYTVRMEAQRSEAPLLLSNGNPVEHGDLADGWHYAVWHDPFPKPSYLFALVAGDLGCIKDRFVTGSGKEVELGIYVEHGKENQAGYAMDSLRRSMKWDEEVFGCEYDLDVFNIVAVSDFNMGAMENKGLNIFNDKYVLADEETATDTDFANIEAIIAHEYFHNWTGNRITCRDWFQLCLKEGLTVFRDHEFSADQRSRPVKRIAEVRTLRAHQFPEDQGPLAHPVRPRRYREINNFYTPTVYEKGSEVVRMIRTILGAETFRRGMDLYLERHDGDAATIEDFVKVFEDVSGRDLSQFALWYHQAGTPNLSVTTKHSPATAEFIIEVEQSVPPTPSESRKRLMHIPLAFGLVGSDGKDMAFGAVEGATVEDGVIHVRKRKHVVTFSGVTERPVLSLNRGFSAPITLSIEQRPEDQIFLASHDSDAFSRWQAFNTLLTDAIVAAFRNILGGKQPKFATELTGLAGRIAVDGSLEHAFRALALALPGEADIAREVGKNIDPDAIFAGREALARSIAQANAGVFSQLYDDLLMSGPFSPDAASAGRRALRNTLLDYLAILPDGAQRAAAHFASASNMTDRAAALAVLAHRHAGSEQTKAALAEFDKRYRGDPLVMDKWFMIQATAPGAGAVEAVRALTEHPAFSIANPNRVRSLIGGFASANQTGFHRADGAGYTFFTETVLTVEKRNPQVAARLATALRSWRSLEPKRQAKARDALLAMQAKEGLSADLRDIIERTLA is encoded by the coding sequence ATGCGCACTGACACTGGACAGGTGTTTCGTCTCGAAGACTACCGGCCCAGCGATTACCTGATCCCGAGAACCGAACTCGACTTCCGGCTCGGCGAAGACAGCACCAGGGTGGTGGCACGGCTGACGATCGAGCGGCGCGCCGGCATAGACAAGCCGGTGCAGCTCGAGCTCGATGGCGACGGCCTGACCATGCGCCGCATCGAGATCGATGGCCAGGCGGTCGACGCCGCCGACTTCGACGCGACGCCCGACCGGCTGGTCATCCACACGCCGCCGGCATCCGGCCGCTTCACGCTGCTGATCGAGACCGAGCTGGCGCCCTCGCGCAACGAGGCGCTGATGGGCCTCTACCGCTCGAGCAATGTCTACTGCACCCAGTGCGAGGCCGAGGGCTTCCGCCGCATCACCTATTTTCTCGACCGACCCGACGTCCTTTCGGTCTACACGGTGCGGATGGAGGCACAGCGTTCCGAGGCGCCGCTGCTGCTCTCCAATGGCAATCCGGTCGAGCATGGCGACCTCGCCGACGGCTGGCACTATGCCGTGTGGCACGATCCCTTCCCCAAGCCGTCCTATCTGTTTGCGCTGGTCGCCGGCGATCTCGGCTGTATCAAGGACCGCTTCGTCACCGGTTCCGGCAAGGAAGTGGAACTCGGCATCTATGTCGAGCACGGCAAGGAGAACCAGGCCGGCTACGCCATGGATTCGCTGCGCCGCTCGATGAAATGGGACGAGGAGGTGTTCGGCTGCGAATACGACCTCGACGTGTTCAACATCGTCGCCGTGTCCGATTTCAACATGGGCGCGATGGAAAACAAGGGCCTCAACATCTTCAACGACAAGTATGTGCTTGCCGACGAGGAGACCGCGACGGACACCGATTTCGCCAATATCGAGGCGATCATCGCGCATGAATATTTCCACAATTGGACAGGCAACAGAATCACTTGCCGGGACTGGTTCCAGCTCTGCCTCAAGGAAGGCCTGACGGTTTTCCGCGACCACGAGTTCTCCGCCGACCAGCGTTCGCGGCCGGTCAAGCGCATCGCCGAAGTGCGCACGCTGCGCGCGCACCAGTTCCCCGAGGACCAGGGTCCGCTCGCCCACCCGGTCCGCCCCAGGCGCTATCGCGAGATCAACAACTTCTACACGCCGACCGTCTACGAAAAGGGCTCGGAAGTGGTGCGCATGATCCGCACCATCCTGGGCGCCGAGACCTTCCGCCGTGGCATGGACCTCTATCTCGAGCGTCATGACGGCGATGCCGCCACCATCGAGGATTTCGTCAAGGTGTTCGAGGACGTGTCGGGCCGCGACCTGTCGCAATTCGCGCTCTGGTACCACCAGGCCGGCACGCCCAATCTGAGCGTGACGACCAAGCACAGCCCTGCCACCGCCGAGTTCATCATCGAGGTCGAGCAATCGGTGCCGCCGACGCCGTCGGAAAGCCGCAAGCGGCTGATGCACATCCCGCTTGCTTTCGGCCTGGTCGGCAGCGACGGCAAGGACATGGCCTTCGGCGCTGTCGAGGGCGCGACCGTCGAGGACGGCGTCATTCATGTCCGCAAGCGCAAGCATGTCGTGACCTTCTCTGGCGTCACCGAGCGGCCGGTGCTGTCGCTCAATCGCGGCTTCTCGGCGCCGATCACGCTGAGCATCGAGCAGCGCCCGGAAGACCAGATCTTCCTTGCCTCGCATGACAGCGACGCATTCTCGCGCTGGCAGGCGTTCAACACGCTCCTGACCGACGCGATCGTCGCTGCGTTCAGGAACATCCTCGGCGGCAAGCAACCGAAGTTCGCCACCGAGCTGACGGGACTGGCCGGACGCATCGCTGTCGACGGCTCGCTCGAGCATGCGTTCCGCGCTTTGGCGCTCGCCCTTCCCGGCGAAGCCGACATCGCCCGCGAGGTCGGCAAGAACATCGACCCCGATGCCATCTTCGCCGGACGCGAGGCGCTGGCGCGCAGCATCGCGCAGGCCAATGCAGGAGTCTTTTCGCAGCTTTACGACGATCTGCTGATGTCCGGTCCGTTCTCGCCGGATGCGGCGAGCGCCGGACGGCGGGCACTGCGCAACACGCTGCTCGACTATCTCGCGATCCTGCCTGACGGCGCGCAGCGCGCAGCAGCGCATTTCGCTTCGGCCAGCAACATGACCGACCGCGCCGCGGCCCTTGCCGTGCTGGCGCATCGCCATGCCGGCAGCGAGCAAACAAAGGCAGCACTTGCCGAATTCGACAAGCGATATCGCGGCGATCCGCTTGTGATGGACAAGTGGTTCATGATCCAGGCGACAGCGCCGGGCGCAGGCGCGGTCGAGGCGGTGCGGGCGCTGACCGAACATCCGGCCTTCTCGATCGCCAATCCCAACCGGGTGCGCTCGCTGATCGGCGGCTTTGCCAGCGCCAACCAGACCGGCTTCCATCGCGCCGACGGCGCCGGCTACACCTTCTTCACCGAGACGGTGCTGACCGTCGAAAAGCGCAACCCGCAGGTCGCGGCGCGCCTGGCAACGGCACTCCGCTCGTGGCGTTCGCTCGAGCCGAAGCGCCAGGCCAAGGCGCGCGATGCGTTGCTTGCGATGCAGGCCAAGGAAGGCCTGTCAGCCGACCTGCGCGACATCATCGAACGCACCCTGGCCTGA
- a CDS encoding PAS domain-containing sensor histidine kinase — translation MAKADAWGAPDETAFGRRKQARSAGLSGNARLIAEPAYRRLLAAEPLLRRSIPTLIVVFLIVVAGTRFLSLMAQRDDVERNAKAILALSAGELVNALMVGATTERPLAAASQDLLERTSQQGTLSRSHVVALTDQNFRIVAVSPQSTGWQGQALDGLVSGGQPLFMFGDRAGVMEVRIGGQDWLAAISIADDKRAAAAAMVPQDAVFAEWRKTVSLNVALFVMTAGMLIVILFAYFSQAARAQAADGIYLEAHERIDLALVRGKCGLWDWDMVRGKMYWSRSMYELLGYEACEAMLSFGEVARIIHPEDGDLFDLANQVIMREVDHIDRVFRMRHADGRWVWMRARAQVVDPEAPEIQMTGIAVDITEQRHLALRSEAADQRLRAAIENITESFVLWDANGRLVMCNSKYQHDNGLADRDVLPGTAREEIEERMVAFASERRLANANGPRGGATYERQLADGRWLQVNELTTRDGGMVSVGSDITQIKQHQDKLMESERRLMATIHDLSLARRSEEERSHELVELNRKYMKETERAEAANRAKSEFLANMSHELRTPLNAVIGFSELMEGRLFGPMGSPRYEEYARDINSSGKYLLGVINDILDMSKIEAGQFSMDREEIDLCPLIRETVRVVSLQAAQKSITVETQIADSMTLFADRRAVKQIVINLLSNAVKFTGQGGRISVRARNASGALTLSIEDNGCGIPKDALGKLGRPFEQVQNQFSKNHAGSGLGLAISRSLAELHGGALKIRSTEGVGTIVSVRIPVKKIERLAKAA, via the coding sequence ATGGCAAAGGCGGACGCGTGGGGCGCGCCCGATGAGACTGCTTTTGGCCGTCGCAAGCAGGCGCGCAGCGCTGGCCTGTCGGGCAATGCACGCCTCATCGCCGAACCCGCATATCGCCGCCTGCTGGCCGCCGAGCCGCTGCTGCGCCGCTCGATCCCGACACTGATCGTCGTCTTCCTGATCGTGGTCGCCGGCACCCGCTTCCTGTCCTTGATGGCACAGCGCGACGATGTCGAGCGCAATGCCAAGGCGATCCTCGCGCTCTCGGCCGGAGAACTGGTCAACGCACTGATGGTCGGCGCCACCACCGAGAGGCCGCTTGCGGCGGCAAGCCAGGACCTGCTCGAACGCACGAGCCAGCAAGGCACGCTCAGCCGCAGCCACGTCGTTGCACTGACCGACCAGAATTTCCGCATCGTCGCCGTCAGCCCGCAATCCACCGGCTGGCAGGGCCAGGCACTCGACGGCCTTGTCTCGGGCGGGCAGCCGCTGTTCATGTTCGGCGACCGCGCCGGCGTGATGGAAGTGCGCATCGGCGGCCAGGACTGGTTGGCGGCCATCAGCATCGCCGACGACAAGCGCGCCGCAGCCGCGGCCATGGTGCCGCAGGACGCGGTATTCGCGGAATGGCGCAAGACCGTGTCGCTCAACGTCGCGCTGTTCGTAATGACCGCCGGCATGCTGATCGTCATCCTCTTCGCCTATTTCAGCCAGGCAGCGCGTGCCCAGGCCGCCGACGGCATCTATCTGGAGGCGCATGAGCGTATCGACCTGGCGCTGGTGCGCGGCAAGTGCGGGCTGTGGGACTGGGACATGGTGCGCGGCAAGATGTACTGGTCGCGCTCGATGTACGAACTGCTCGGCTACGAGGCGTGCGAGGCGATGTTGTCGTTTGGCGAGGTCGCCCGCATCATCCACCCTGAAGACGGCGACCTGTTCGACCTGGCCAACCAGGTGATCATGCGCGAGGTCGACCATATCGACCGGGTGTTCCGCATGCGCCACGCCGACGGCCGCTGGGTGTGGATGCGCGCCCGCGCCCAGGTGGTGGACCCGGAAGCGCCCGAAATCCAGATGACCGGCATTGCCGTCGACATCACCGAGCAGCGCCACCTCGCCTTGCGCTCGGAAGCGGCCGACCAGCGGCTCCGGGCGGCGATCGAAAACATCACCGAATCCTTCGTGCTGTGGGATGCCAATGGACGCCTGGTGATGTGCAATTCGAAGTACCAGCACGACAATGGGCTGGCCGACCGTGACGTGCTGCCAGGCACGGCGCGCGAGGAGATCGAAGAGCGCATGGTCGCCTTCGCCTCCGAGCGGCGGCTGGCCAATGCCAACGGTCCGCGCGGCGGAGCGACCTACGAACGCCAGTTGGCCGACGGCCGCTGGCTGCAGGTCAACGAGCTGACCACACGCGATGGCGGCATGGTGTCTGTCGGTTCCGACATCACCCAGATCAAGCAGCACCAGGACAAGCTGATGGAGAGCGAGCGCCGGCTGATGGCGACGATCCACGACCTCAGCCTGGCGCGACGCTCCGAGGAAGAGCGCTCGCACGAATTGGTCGAGCTCAACCGCAAATATATGAAGGAAACCGAGCGCGCCGAGGCGGCCAACCGGGCCAAGTCTGAATTCCTCGCCAACATGTCGCACGAGCTGCGCACACCGCTCAATGCGGTGATCGGCTTCTCGGAGCTGATGGAAGGCCGCCTGTTCGGCCCGATGGGTTCGCCGCGCTACGAAGAATATGCCCGCGACATCAACTCCAGCGGCAAATACCTTCTGGGCGTCATCAACGACATCCTGGACATGTCGAAGATCGAGGCCGGCCAGTTCTCGATGGACCGCGAGGAGATCGACCTTTGCCCGCTGATCCGCGAGACGGTCAGGGTGGTGTCGCTGCAGGCAGCGCAGAAATCGATCACCGTGGAAACGCAGATCGCCGACTCCATGACGCTGTTCGCCGACCGGCGCGCGGTCAAGCAGATCGTCATCAACCTCTTGTCGAACGCGGTGAAGTTTACCGGCCAAGGCGGGCGCATTTCTGTGCGGGCGCGCAATGCTTCGGGCGCGCTGACGCTGTCGATCGAGGACAATGGCTGCGGCATCCCCAAGGATGCGCTGGGCAAGCTCGGCCGGCCGTTCGAGCAGGTGCAGAACCAGTTCTCCAAGAACCATGCCGGCTCGGGTCTCGGCCTCGCCATCTCGCGCTCGCTGGCCGAACTGCATGGCGGCGCGCTGAAGATCCGCTCGACCGAAGGCGTCGGCACCATCGTCTCGGTGCGCATCCCGGTGAAGAAGATCGAGCGCCTGGCCAAGGCCGCCTGA